In Nitrosospira briensis C-128, a genomic segment contains:
- a CDS encoding ABC transporter ATP-binding protein encodes MPPLSQPAFDDAVDSVDIALRVSNLSKTYRIYDRSQDRLLQSLWGSRKQLYREFMALDSISFDVYRGETVGVIGLNGSGKSTLLQLIAGTLTPTKGEIFINGKVSALLELGAGFNTEFTGRENIYLAASIAGLTSLEVEQRYDRIAAYADIGGFIDQPVKTYSSGMYVRLAFAVAISVEPDVLIIDEALAVGDMEFQTKCMVTLKKMQERGTTILFVSHDIGAVSALCRRTLYLKQGQARELGPTAEVVARYIREVQEANNRTITATIPDAITQATETTEITEAAGIPDAIENTGTARAAITMSGLPLAGNEQFARFAEKANHCRSGTGDIRIMYVEMLDDKGLPVRSAEFGQEVSIRIIVEAVRTCTFSVNYKICDKNRTPVIGADFLMQGQALLTLAPTQQAEVVYRTSLPLTDGRYSLRISLTHPIKAHQQALFFDIVEIGHVFEVLPNPTAKFWTQVYLPNALDIKVL; translated from the coding sequence ATGCCTCCCTTGTCCCAACCCGCCTTCGATGATGCCGTTGACAGCGTAGATATTGCACTTCGCGTTTCGAACCTGTCAAAAACATACCGTATTTATGATCGCTCACAAGACCGGTTGCTACAGAGCTTATGGGGCAGCCGCAAGCAACTTTACCGCGAATTCATGGCACTGGACAGTATCTCGTTTGACGTCTATCGCGGCGAAACCGTCGGCGTCATCGGCCTCAACGGTTCAGGCAAGAGCACATTGCTGCAACTGATCGCCGGAACGTTGACGCCCACTAAAGGTGAAATATTCATCAACGGGAAAGTGTCGGCATTGCTCGAGTTGGGAGCCGGTTTCAATACCGAATTTACCGGACGCGAAAACATCTATCTGGCGGCATCGATTGCGGGGCTTACCAGCCTCGAGGTCGAGCAGCGTTATGACCGAATTGCGGCGTATGCCGATATCGGCGGCTTTATCGACCAACCTGTTAAGACATATTCCAGCGGCATGTACGTGCGTCTTGCATTCGCGGTAGCGATATCGGTCGAACCCGACGTGCTGATTATAGATGAGGCGCTCGCGGTAGGAGATATGGAGTTTCAGACAAAGTGTATGGTGACGTTGAAAAAGATGCAGGAGCGGGGCACCACCATCTTGTTCGTCAGCCATGATATTGGGGCTGTCAGCGCGCTATGCCGGCGCACTCTTTACCTGAAGCAAGGACAGGCACGCGAGTTGGGACCTACCGCAGAGGTGGTTGCGCGCTATATTCGTGAAGTGCAGGAAGCAAACAACCGGACAATCACCGCAACTATCCCTGACGCTATCACTCAAGCCACAGAAACCACCGAGATCACTGAAGCCGCCGGAATCCCTGACGCTATTGAAAATACCGGAACCGCTCGAGCAGCTATAACGATGAGCGGCCTTCCGCTCGCGGGGAACGAGCAATTCGCGCGCTTTGCCGAAAAGGCGAACCATTGCCGTTCAGGTACCGGCGATATAAGAATCATGTACGTGGAAATGCTGGACGACAAGGGGCTGCCGGTTCGCTCAGCGGAATTCGGGCAGGAGGTGTCCATACGAATTATCGTCGAAGCCGTCCGCACCTGTACCTTTTCCGTCAACTACAAGATTTGCGACAAGAACCGTACGCCGGTCATTGGGGCAGATTTTTTGATGCAAGGCCAAGCGTTGTTGACGTTGGCGCCAACGCAGCAGGCGGAAGTCGTTTACCGGACATCTCTTCCCCTGACTGATGGCAGATACAGCCTGAGAATCTCGCTGACACACCCTATCAAGGCACATCAGCAGGCATTGTTTTTCGACATTGTGGAGATTGGGCATGTGTTCGAGGTGCTGCCAAACCCGACAGCCAAGTTCTGGACGCAGGTTTACCTTCCGAACGCGCTGGATATCAAAGTGTTATGA
- the lpxA gene encoding acyl-ACP--UDP-N-acetylglucosamine O-acyltransferase translates to MKENLIHPAAIVHPGAHLGSGVAVGAYSIIGEHVEIGDNTQIGPHVVIKGHTRIGCDNRVFQFCSLGDEPQDKKYSGEPTRLEIGDRNTIRECCTFNRGTSHGAGITRLGNDNFLMAYVHLAHDCQVGNFTTFVNNASLAGHVQVGDYAGLGGFTAVHQFVRIGAYSFTALGTILTQDLPPYVLAAGNTAKPHGLNLRELKRRGFSTEVIHALKHAYRLVYRSGLSLSEAEARIMPLALAASEVRNFLDFLSVRGRGIIR, encoded by the coding sequence ATGAAGGAAAATCTTATTCACCCGGCTGCGATCGTTCATCCAGGCGCCCATCTCGGCTCGGGTGTTGCCGTCGGAGCCTATTCAATCATCGGCGAACACGTGGAAATTGGCGACAATACCCAGATCGGGCCACACGTCGTCATCAAGGGTCATACACGCATCGGCTGCGACAATCGCGTTTTCCAGTTTTGTTCACTAGGCGATGAACCGCAGGACAAGAAATACAGCGGTGAGCCGACCAGGCTGGAAATAGGCGATCGCAATACGATCCGTGAGTGCTGCACCTTTAACCGGGGCACCAGCCATGGCGCTGGCATAACCCGCCTGGGAAATGATAACTTCTTGATGGCCTATGTTCATCTGGCACACGATTGTCAGGTAGGCAATTTCACTACGTTCGTTAACAACGCTTCATTGGCTGGGCATGTACAGGTGGGGGATTACGCGGGTCTCGGCGGATTCACCGCCGTCCACCAGTTTGTTCGTATCGGCGCCTATAGCTTTACCGCCCTGGGCACCATACTTACTCAAGACCTGCCCCCTTATGTATTAGCAGCGGGCAATACAGCCAAGCCCCATGGCCTCAACCTGAGGGAGCTCAAGCGCAGAGGTTTTTCGACGGAAGTCATCCATGCATTAAAGCATGCGTATAGGCTGGTTTATCGATCCGGCCTTTCTCTGAGCGAAGCAGAAGCTCGGATCATGCCGCTAGCGCTCGCGGCATCGGAAGTTCGCAATTTTCTTGATTTTCTTTCCGTTCGCGGCCGAGGCATTATTCGCTAA